A region of uncultured Carboxylicivirga sp. DNA encodes the following proteins:
- a CDS encoding glycosyltransferase, with protein MPKILHIGQLIGGLDIYIRNTITFSDNRFDFVVVRGEKDNSAPIKKDGKHIKEYQVKLFRRLNPFIDFICLVQIIRIIKKERPNLIHSHSAKGGFVGRVAGFLTNTKTLYTPHAFSFLSTDKKLTRFYYVLMERMLKLNSYLLACSESERQLGIKTIGYKEKKALLWSNAVSDASLYLNDEKSLFNDSYVCYIGRPSYQKNTFFLIDVIKQVVKEIPDFKIYLLGVGHHSPDLSRLKILIKENKLDSNIALVPWVSQNEVLSYVNRARFYLSVSRYEGLPLSVLEAMSLSKPLIVSKVNGNIDCVENGENGYVLPLEPSLFVSKIVEMWNSSEKREYFGKMSKKRFLNDFDVIKRIKYLEKIYTELSSSL; from the coding sequence ATGCCTAAAATATTACATATAGGTCAATTGATTGGAGGTTTGGATATTTATATCCGAAATACAATTACATTTTCTGATAATCGATTTGACTTTGTGGTTGTTCGTGGAGAAAAGGATAACTCAGCTCCGATTAAAAAGGATGGGAAGCATATAAAAGAATATCAGGTAAAGTTATTTCGTAGGCTTAACCCTTTTATTGATTTTATATGCCTCGTGCAGATCATTAGGATAATCAAAAAAGAAAGACCGAATTTAATTCATAGTCATAGTGCTAAAGGTGGTTTTGTTGGACGTGTTGCCGGTTTTTTAACAAATACAAAAACATTATATACTCCACATGCTTTTTCGTTTCTGTCAACCGATAAAAAATTGACCCGATTTTATTATGTTCTTATGGAGCGAATGCTAAAACTGAATTCTTATTTATTAGCTTGTTCCGAATCAGAAAGACAACTGGGGATAAAAACCATAGGATATAAAGAAAAAAAAGCACTGTTATGGTCCAATGCAGTTTCAGATGCTTCTTTGTATCTTAATGATGAGAAATCTCTTTTTAATGATTCTTATGTGTGTTATATTGGTCGTCCATCATATCAAAAAAACACTTTTTTTCTTATAGATGTGATAAAACAGGTTGTTAAAGAGATTCCTGATTTTAAAATTTATCTTTTGGGTGTTGGACATCATTCTCCGGATTTATCAAGACTAAAAATATTAATCAAGGAAAATAAGTTAGATAGCAATATTGCTTTAGTTCCATGGGTTTCTCAAAATGAAGTGTTAAGCTATGTGAACAGGGCTCGCTTTTATCTAAGTGTTTCAAGATATGAAGGTCTGCCTTTATCGGTATTGGAAGCAATGTCTCTTAGTAAACCACTAATTGTTTCTAAGGTAAATGGAAATATTGATTGTGTTGAGAATGGCGAAAATGGATATGTTTTACCTCTTGAACCTTCCCTTTTCGTTTCAAAGATTGTAGAGATGTGGAACTCATCTGAGAAAAGAGAATATTTTGGAAAAATGTCAAAGAAGCGGTTCTTAAATGATTTTGATGTCATTAAACGAATTAAATACTTAGAAAAGATTTATACAGAATTGTCTAGCTCTTTATAG
- a CDS encoding SDR family NAD(P)-dependent oxidoreductase: MKEALVVGGSNGIGLSIVNNLTDYRHIYIIDKVAPEIRLADNMSFEQFDLTSSDFSIFKKYNNINTLIITSGFGNIALFEDIDEQTIINSFAVNTTAVIRIIKHFYSQINSKNDFYCAVMGSISGMLSSPFFSVYGATKAAICKFIESVNVELDKAGSVNRILNVSPGTIKGTKFYNSDNDLSLTAPLAKEIIKNMYEKNDLFIPQFEEIYSSVLERYLYDFRAFGLQSYDYKVKNKR; encoded by the coding sequence ATGAAAGAAGCTTTAGTTGTAGGTGGAAGCAATGGTATTGGATTATCGATTGTTAATAATCTAACCGATTACCGTCATATTTATATAATTGATAAAGTTGCTCCTGAAATTAGATTGGCAGATAATATGAGTTTTGAACAATTCGATTTAACGAGTTCAGACTTTTCTATTTTTAAAAAGTATAATAATATTAATACGCTTATTATTACTTCTGGTTTTGGAAATATTGCCTTGTTTGAAGATATTGATGAACAAACTATTATTAATTCATTTGCTGTTAATACTACTGCAGTAATTCGTATAATTAAGCATTTCTATTCACAAATTAATTCAAAAAACGATTTTTATTGTGCTGTAATGGGCAGTATTTCAGGGATGTTGTCTTCTCCTTTCTTTTCTGTTTATGGAGCAACTAAAGCAGCCATTTGCAAGTTTATTGAGAGCGTTAATGTTGAACTAGATAAAGCTGGAAGTGTTAATAGAATTCTTAATGTTTCTCCCGGAACTATTAAAGGAACTAAATTTTATAATAGCGACAACGATTTATCATTAACTGCTCCATTAGCAAAGGAAATAATAAAGAACATGTATGAAAAAAACGATTTGTTTATTCCTCAATTTGAAGAAATATATTCTTCTGTATTAGAGCGTTATTTATATGACTTTAGAGCTTTTGGATTGCAAAGTTACGATTATAAAGTTAAGAATAAGAGGTAA
- a CDS encoding Gfo/Idh/MocA family oxidoreductase yields MIKVITYGTYDLLHQGHINLLKRAKDLGDYLIVGVTSDSFDKERGKLNVRNNLLERIEAVKKTGLADKIIIEEYVGQKIDNIQRYGIDIFAIGSDWEGKFDYLNEYCQVNYLPRTKGISSTMLREEDQVCYKLGIVGTGRIANRFIPELEHVQGVKATAVFNPKEKEASEFAKKYEISLSFSSFDSFIQEVDAVYIASPHLSHYEYCKQCLLNGKHVLCEIPFVLSGDEARELYKLAEEKRLVLMEANKTAHSPAFNHLVMLIKTGVIGDVVDIDSSLSKLTSDKNLRELDRNQAGGSVTELAPIPLLSIIKILGRNYKTVNFYSRIKNGVDIYTKGIIAYDNAVASIKLGLGVKTEGNLVVSGTKGYVYVPAPWWRTEYFELRYEDQNKNKKYFYSFEGDGLRYEIQEFISCITNERLSSFKLGRKESAVIADIIKLYRDDRNVTLIN; encoded by the coding sequence ATGATAAAAGTTATTACCTACGGAACTTACGATCTTTTACATCAAGGACATATAAATCTTTTAAAAAGAGCAAAAGACTTAGGTGATTACCTTATAGTAGGTGTTACTTCTGATTCTTTTGATAAAGAAAGAGGAAAGTTAAATGTACGTAATAATCTACTGGAAAGGATTGAAGCTGTAAAAAAGACTGGATTAGCTGATAAAATAATTATTGAAGAATATGTTGGGCAAAAGATTGATAACATTCAGCGTTATGGGATTGATATTTTTGCTATTGGTTCTGATTGGGAAGGGAAATTCGATTATTTGAATGAATATTGTCAGGTAAATTATCTACCAAGGACCAAAGGGATATCCAGTACAATGCTTCGAGAAGAAGACCAGGTTTGTTATAAATTAGGAATTGTTGGTACTGGTCGGATAGCTAACCGTTTTATTCCGGAGCTTGAACATGTTCAAGGAGTAAAAGCTACCGCTGTATTTAATCCGAAAGAAAAAGAAGCGAGTGAATTTGCAAAAAAGTATGAGATCTCATTAAGTTTTAGTTCGTTTGATTCTTTTATTCAGGAGGTCGATGCGGTTTATATAGCATCACCTCATTTGTCGCATTATGAATATTGTAAACAGTGCCTGTTAAATGGTAAACATGTTCTTTGCGAAATTCCTTTTGTACTATCAGGAGATGAAGCTCGTGAACTATATAAGTTGGCCGAAGAAAAAAGATTAGTATTGATGGAAGCTAATAAAACTGCTCATTCACCAGCTTTCAATCATTTAGTTATGCTTATAAAAACCGGAGTAATTGGTGATGTTGTTGATATTGATTCATCTTTGTCGAAACTTACATCTGATAAGAATTTACGAGAACTAGATCGTAATCAGGCAGGAGGAAGTGTTACCGAATTAGCTCCGATTCCATTACTATCCATTATTAAAATACTTGGAAGAAATTATAAAACTGTTAATTTTTATTCTCGTATTAAAAATGGTGTAGATATTTATACTAAAGGAATAATTGCTTATGATAATGCTGTTGCATCGATTAAATTAGGATTAGGTGTAAAAACGGAAGGGAATTTAGTGGTTTCTGGTACCAAGGGATATGTATATGTACCTGCACCATGGTGGAGAACTGAATATTTCGAATTAAGATATGAAGATCAGAATAAGAATAAAAAATATTTTTATTCGTTTGAAGGAGATGGGTTGCGATACGAAATTCAGGAGTTTATCTCTTGTATTACAAATGAGCGGTTAAGTTCTTTTAAGCTTGGACGAAAAGAATCTGCTGTTATTGCCGATATTATAAAGCTTTATCGTGACGATAGAAATGTAACCTTAATTAATTAA
- a CDS encoding CDP-alcohol phosphatidyltransferase family protein, with protein MPDWKRKKDPVLTRIFYRPVSFLLAAKMANHSISANSVSYFSAVIGIIGSFLFLVNNFYCRLIGAILINIWLLLDCVDGNLARSYKKQAFGEFADGISSYLLVGFLCTSIGFSVYQTGGVVLNAGIPWIILLGAFASSGDSLMRLIYQKYRSELVKLENSNLVEKEEDVRNDHSKVSSLRVRIEAEFGIGGLLPLLILVAAIFNFLDLVLIYCFVYYFFSFIVSSLLFMKKAIQTSKELEEDRV; from the coding sequence ATGCCTGATTGGAAACGTAAAAAAGACCCGGTATTAACAAGAATTTTTTACAGACCTGTTTCTTTTTTATTAGCTGCAAAGATGGCTAATCATAGTATTTCAGCAAACAGTGTATCCTATTTTTCAGCCGTAATTGGTATAATTGGTAGTTTTCTTTTTTTAGTTAATAATTTCTATTGTAGATTAATAGGAGCGATTTTAATAAACATTTGGTTGCTTCTTGATTGTGTTGATGGTAATCTTGCCAGATCATATAAGAAACAAGCATTTGGTGAATTTGCTGATGGAATTAGTTCATACCTATTGGTAGGCTTTTTGTGTACATCAATTGGATTTTCTGTATATCAAACCGGAGGAGTAGTTTTAAATGCTGGTATACCATGGATTATTCTTTTAGGTGCATTTGCCTCTAGTGGAGATTCATTGATGCGATTAATTTACCAAAAGTATCGTAGCGAGTTAGTAAAACTTGAGAATTCAAATTTGGTTGAAAAGGAAGAGGATGTAAGAAATGATCATAGTAAGGTAAGTAGTTTGAGAGTGAGAATTGAAGCTGAATTTGGGATTGGTGGACTTTTACCATTATTAATTCTTGTTGCGGCAATTTTTAACTTCTTGGATTTAGTATTGATATATTGTTTCGTTTATTATTTTTTCTCATTTATTGTTTCATCACTTTTGTTCATGAAAAAAGCAATTCAAACTAGCAAAGAATTAGAAGAAGATAGAGTATGA
- a CDS encoding glycosyltransferase family 2 protein, whose protein sequence is MNSSPKISIITVCFNSEKYIEECILSVINQSYTNKEYIIIDGCSTDNTLQIIDKYKEHIHYFISEPDKGISDAFNKGIKVATGDLIGILNSDDFMNPEALKKIASHYTPEVDIYRGHSITWDEKLGRKFTSYPNDKFRLIPFEPRICHESAYITKKAYENYGLYKVDLKYMMDLDLFIRMYNNGIRSKFIDVSVITFRIGGASSTSEKFLTEERRRIILENGGTKFQSFIYINYFRVRYMAKQFMDFISGDIKYKLKYK, encoded by the coding sequence ATGAATTCCAGCCCAAAAATATCAATAATAACAGTTTGCTTTAATAGCGAAAAGTATATCGAAGAGTGTATATTGAGCGTAATCAACCAATCGTACACAAATAAAGAGTATATCATTATTGATGGTTGTTCAACCGATAATACATTGCAAATTATTGATAAATATAAAGAGCATATTCATTACTTTATATCCGAACCTGATAAGGGAATTAGTGATGCTTTTAATAAAGGTATAAAAGTTGCTACAGGCGATTTAATAGGAATATTAAATTCAGATGATTTTATGAATCCCGAAGCACTAAAAAAGATTGCAAGTCATTATACGCCTGAAGTTGATATTTACAGGGGACACTCCATTACATGGGACGAAAAATTAGGACGAAAATTTACAAGTTACCCAAATGATAAATTTAGATTAATACCTTTTGAGCCGCGGATTTGTCACGAATCTGCTTATATAACCAAGAAGGCATACGAGAATTATGGCCTATATAAGGTTGATTTAAAATATATGATGGATTTGGATTTATTTATACGAATGTATAATAATGGGATACGATCCAAATTTATTGATGTTTCTGTTATTACTTTTAGAATTGGGGGGGCTTCATCAACATCTGAGAAATTTTTAACAGAAGAACGTAGAAGAATAATATTAGAGAATGGTGGTACTAAATTTCAATCCTTTATATATATCAATTATTTTAGAGTGAGGTATATGGCAAAACAATTTATGGATTTTATAAGTGGCGATATTAAATATAAATTGAAATACAAGTGA
- a CDS encoding EpsG family protein: MYVGFFKQIQQYGSISVASGKLVEPGWVFLNNLFAFSKWGYLVVFGISIFCAYYMFYKQAIKYDLVLWGAFVFIIFGMIVKHENVLRQNIAIAIAYISFEFVYKKSFFKFLILVAIATFFHYSSITLVPFYFVIQYLSRARVKPLVSLLFILLGIVLVHLNLFSIIFKNIIAIIPYYNEYYAELIDAVMENSSKIGLTGIIGALISWLPHWYVSKYHKELLDDKKIKLIVNSSWFITVFTVWFYQLPFLSRPFDFIMWFKVLGIALLMKLLYSDYRIKKNPNHAIMIMSVMMNLIILRFYFIYGYYGNYNYKTVFGKQCQKQEYYKRFDLLGGEKPNERDGKYTMKTKSKNKF; this comes from the coding sequence ATGTATGTTGGGTTTTTTAAACAAATTCAGCAATATGGAAGTATCAGTGTAGCATCAGGTAAATTGGTTGAACCAGGCTGGGTATTTCTAAATAATTTATTTGCTTTTTCAAAATGGGGGTATTTAGTCGTATTCGGTATATCTATTTTTTGTGCATATTATATGTTTTATAAGCAAGCTATTAAATATGATTTAGTTCTATGGGGAGCATTTGTGTTTATTATTTTTGGTATGATTGTTAAACATGAAAATGTACTTCGACAAAACATTGCTATTGCAATCGCTTATATCTCATTTGAATTTGTATACAAAAAATCGTTTTTTAAGTTTCTAATTTTAGTTGCAATAGCAACATTTTTTCACTATTCTTCAATTACACTTGTTCCATTTTATTTTGTTATACAATATTTATCAAGGGCAAGAGTTAAACCACTTGTATCACTATTATTTATATTATTAGGGATAGTTCTTGTACATCTGAACCTATTTAGTATCATTTTTAAAAATATTATTGCCATTATACCATATTATAATGAATATTATGCCGAGCTTATTGATGCTGTAATGGAAAATAGTTCAAAAATTGGACTAACTGGTATTATTGGGGCTCTTATTTCTTGGTTACCACATTGGTATGTTTCAAAATATCACAAAGAATTATTAGATGATAAAAAAATTAAATTAATTGTTAATTCATCTTGGTTTATAACTGTTTTTACGGTTTGGTTTTACCAACTTCCATTTCTGTCAAGGCCGTTTGATTTTATTATGTGGTTCAAAGTATTAGGTATTGCTCTTTTAATGAAATTACTCTATTCAGATTATAGAATAAAGAAAAATCCTAATCATGCAATAATGATAATGTCAGTGATGATGAATTTGATAATTCTTAGATTTTATTTTATCTATGGATATTATGGGAATTATAATTATAAAACGGTTTTTGGGAAACAATGTCAAAAGCAAGAATACTATAAAAGATTTGATCTTTTGGGAGGAGAAAAGCCAAACGAACGTGACGGAAAGTATACTATGAAAACAAAAAGTAAAAACAAGTTTTAA
- a CDS encoding CatB-related O-acetyltransferase: MNKIQVHTRFKGFMGYGSYIGANSDLRARIGKFTSVGNNVTSNGGIHPYTYPYVSTSPIFYSLMKQNGSTFAEKQLYQEFRYADLKNGYDVIIGSDCWIGANVFFTGGVIVSDGAMVLAGSVVTKNVPPYAIVGGVPAKVIKYRYESDTIDFFLKTKWWDLDPLWLKKNHELFLDIDELKKELSKS, from the coding sequence ATGAATAAGATTCAGGTTCATACTCGTTTTAAAGGATTCATGGGATATGGATCATATATTGGAGCTAATTCAGATCTGAGAGCAAGAATTGGTAAGTTTACATCTGTTGGGAATAATGTAACTTCCAATGGAGGAATACATCCTTATACTTATCCGTATGTTTCAACTTCACCAATTTTTTATTCATTAATGAAACAAAATGGTAGTACATTTGCTGAAAAGCAGCTATATCAAGAGTTTCGCTATGCTGATTTAAAAAATGGATATGATGTTATTATAGGTTCTGATTGTTGGATAGGTGCAAATGTTTTTTTTACTGGAGGTGTTATTGTTTCTGATGGTGCTATGGTTTTGGCTGGATCTGTTGTTACCAAAAATGTGCCCCCATATGCGATTGTAGGAGGAGTTCCTGCAAAAGTTATTAAATATAGGTATGAAAGCGATACGATTGATTTCTTTTTAAAAACAAAGTGGTGGGATCTGGATCCATTGTGGCTTAAAAAAAATCACGAATTATTTTTGGATATTGATGAACTAAAAAAGGAATTATCAAAAAGCTAA
- a CDS encoding lipopolysaccharide biosynthesis protein has translation MNKNLSGNTRLAKNTLMLYIRMLFIMGVNLFSVRFVLDVLGAVDYGLYNVVAGIVTMFAFLSGTMTSATQRYISFELPKNNKDRLKEIFNLSLLSYLGISVVVLLIAETIGLWFLNTQMVIPVERINAVHWVYQASVLSFVISLMGTTFLSEIIAHERMGIFALASMGDNFLKLAIIFIIPYLKGDALINYAFLITIITLIVQLFYFIYNRINFNECKFSKTKNWFLLKEMTHFASWNMMGTLSNMFKLQGVNILLNIFFNPVINAARAIAFQVNNAIVQLAFNFYKAIGPQIVKSYAIKDYKRLNSLSINGAKFGFYLMMIIAIPLLIEIDYILALWLKEVPSYTVVFCRLMIVNSLFEAYNNPLVQAIQASGKIKWYQIIVSGVVLLNLPISYFLYNQGFPPETAMIVSIILAIISLIPRVYFAQKLADISCMEFLTKVLLKTIPIFILTWVVVNLLKNVLSQSFIRLCIVTVSSIIVSIILGYFIGLSTEEKKYVLSIVKNNRNQKDSN, from the coding sequence TTGAATAAGAATTTATCAGGTAATACCAGGCTTGCGAAAAATACGTTGATGCTCTACATAAGAATGTTATTCATTATGGGGGTTAATTTGTTTTCCGTAAGATTTGTATTGGATGTTCTTGGAGCTGTTGATTATGGATTATATAATGTAGTAGCTGGCATAGTAACTATGTTTGCGTTTCTAAGCGGAACTATGACATCGGCTACACAACGTTATATCTCATTCGAATTACCTAAAAACAATAAAGATAGATTAAAAGAGATATTTAATCTGTCTTTGTTGTCTTATTTAGGTATTTCCGTTGTGGTGCTTTTAATAGCTGAAACAATTGGATTATGGTTTTTAAACACTCAAATGGTAATTCCTGTTGAAAGGATAAATGCGGTTCATTGGGTTTACCAGGCTTCTGTATTGTCTTTTGTAATATCATTGATGGGTACAACCTTTCTTTCTGAAATTATTGCTCATGAAAGAATGGGTATTTTTGCATTAGCCAGTATGGGTGATAACTTCTTGAAATTAGCCATAATCTTTATCATTCCTTATTTAAAAGGTGATGCTTTGATAAATTATGCGTTTCTGATAACAATCATCACTTTAATTGTTCAGTTATTCTATTTCATATACAACCGAATTAATTTTAACGAATGTAAGTTTAGTAAAACCAAAAATTGGTTTTTGTTAAAAGAGATGACTCATTTTGCATCCTGGAATATGATGGGAACTTTATCAAATATGTTTAAGTTGCAAGGTGTAAATATTCTTTTGAATATTTTTTTCAACCCTGTCATAAATGCTGCGAGAGCAATTGCGTTTCAGGTTAATAATGCAATCGTTCAATTAGCATTCAATTTTTATAAAGCAATCGGACCTCAAATTGTCAAATCCTATGCAATTAAGGATTATAAACGACTAAATTCTTTATCTATTAACGGGGCTAAGTTTGGTTTCTATTTAATGATGATTATAGCAATACCTCTGTTAATTGAAATAGATTATATTCTTGCATTATGGTTGAAAGAAGTTCCTAGTTATACTGTCGTTTTTTGCAGATTAATGATTGTTAATTCGTTATTTGAAGCTTATAATAATCCATTAGTTCAAGCCATTCAAGCTAGTGGAAAAATCAAGTGGTATCAAATAATCGTTAGTGGTGTTGTCTTATTAAATTTACCAATATCTTATTTTTTGTATAATCAAGGATTTCCACCTGAAACAGCAATGATTGTTTCTATTATTTTAGCGATAATTAGTTTGATCCCACGTGTGTATTTTGCTCAAAAGCTTGCTGATATTTCATGCATGGAGTTTTTAACAAAGGTTCTTCTAAAAACAATTCCTATATTTATTTTGACTTGGGTTGTAGTTAATCTTTTGAAAAATGTACTTTCACAATCCTTTATTCGTTTATGTATAGTTACTGTTAGTTCAATAATAGTGTCAATTATATTAGGGTATTTTATTGGTCTCTCGACAGAAGAGAAGAAATATGTGCTATCGATAGTTAAAAATAATAGGAACCAAAAGGATTCTAACTAG
- a CDS encoding N-acetylneuraminate synthase family protein, translating to MKPAKVIAEIGCNHKGDIEIAKELIKVAKIFCNADVVKFQKRNNKELLTEEQYNAPHPNPANSYGDTYGAHREFLEFSLEQNKELKDYCEELGITYSTSTWDLTSAKEIASLEPELIKIPSACNNNYEMLGWLCDNFKGEIHASTGMTTKDEIEDLVSFFESKGRNKDLVLYNCTSGYPVPFEDVCLLEITRLKENYGHRVKEIGFSGHHLGIAIDIAAYTLGATWIERHYTLDRTWKGTDHAASLEPEGVRRLVRNLKATHKALNYKNVDILDIEMVQRKKLKNQK from the coding sequence ATGAAACCAGCTAAAGTGATTGCAGAAATTGGATGTAACCATAAAGGTGATATAGAGATTGCAAAAGAACTAATTAAAGTTGCGAAAATATTTTGTAATGCCGATGTTGTTAAGTTCCAAAAAAGAAATAATAAGGAGTTGTTAACAGAAGAGCAATATAATGCTCCTCATCCAAACCCTGCAAATTCGTATGGTGATACCTATGGTGCGCACCGCGAATTTCTTGAGTTTAGTTTGGAACAAAATAAAGAATTAAAAGATTACTGTGAGGAGTTGGGAATTACGTACTCCACATCTACATGGGACTTAACTTCAGCAAAGGAGATTGCTTCTTTAGAGCCTGAATTAATAAAAATCCCTTCGGCCTGTAACAATAATTACGAGATGTTAGGATGGTTATGTGATAACTTTAAAGGAGAAATACATGCCTCAACGGGTATGACAACCAAAGATGAAATTGAAGATTTAGTTTCATTCTTCGAAAGCAAAGGACGGAATAAAGATCTTGTACTTTACAACTGCACATCTGGTTATCCAGTACCATTTGAAGATGTTTGTTTACTTGAGATTACACGTTTAAAAGAGAATTATGGCCATCGTGTGAAAGAAATTGGGTTCTCAGGTCACCATTTGGGTATAGCCATTGATATTGCGGCTTATACGTTGGGAGCAACATGGATTGAACGTCATTATACATTGGATCGTACATGGAAAGGAACTGACCATGCAGCTTCTTTAGAACCTGAAGGAGTTAGACGTTTAGTTCGAAACTTAAAGGCAACTCATAAAGCTCTTAACTATAAAAATGTGGATATTTTGGATATAGAGATGGTGCAACGTAAAAAGTTGAAAAACCAGAAATAA
- a CDS encoding HAD hydrolase family protein, whose translation MKKVAVLPLRAGSKSIIGKNKKKLLGRPLYQWMLGAAIDSLLDEIFVMTDDNEIIDFISHEYKHIAKVKVLKRSKESASDTASTESVLLEFSEKINYNFDLLCLLQATSPLTKAKDIDATINKVLNDKFNSALTVVENKRFVWNEKGEAINYDYMQRPRRQDFNGMLIENGAVYAIEKETFIRTKNRLGGSIGVVKMNENTLIEIDELPDWRIVSELQKEELRLQKVNPDKIKFLILDVDGVFTNGTVGVSENGELFKVFSLRDGMGLEILRSENIEPIVMTSENSPIVAKRMEKLKIKHCFLGVKDKYQRLNDFCKMHNISRSNIAYIGDDINDLSNILSVGWGFCPSDAVDEVKDNADIVLNNYGGDKAIRECVNIIIKYNSRF comes from the coding sequence ATGAAAAAAGTTGCTGTATTACCATTGAGAGCAGGTTCAAAAAGTATAATTGGAAAGAATAAGAAAAAACTGCTTGGAAGGCCTTTATATCAATGGATGTTAGGAGCAGCCATAGATTCTTTGCTTGATGAAATCTTTGTAATGACTGATGACAATGAAATTATTGACTTTATATCCCATGAATATAAACATATTGCAAAAGTAAAAGTCCTTAAAAGAAGTAAGGAAAGTGCTTCTGATACCGCAAGTACAGAAAGTGTGTTGTTAGAGTTTTCTGAAAAAATAAATTATAATTTTGATTTACTTTGTTTGCTGCAAGCAACATCACCATTAACAAAAGCTAAAGATATTGATGCTACGATAAATAAAGTTTTGAATGATAAGTTTAATTCGGCATTAACAGTAGTTGAGAATAAACGGTTTGTGTGGAATGAGAAAGGGGAGGCAATTAATTATGATTACATGCAGAGGCCAAGAAGACAGGATTTCAATGGAATGTTAATTGAAAATGGTGCTGTTTATGCAATAGAAAAAGAAACGTTTATTCGAACAAAGAATCGATTAGGCGGATCAATAGGTGTTGTGAAAATGAACGAAAATACACTTATTGAGATTGATGAACTCCCGGATTGGAGAATTGTAAGTGAGTTGCAAAAAGAGGAACTTAGATTACAGAAAGTCAATCCTGATAAAATTAAATTTCTTATTCTGGATGTTGATGGAGTATTTACTAATGGAACTGTTGGAGTAAGTGAAAATGGAGAACTTTTTAAAGTGTTTTCGTTGAGAGACGGAATGGGGCTTGAAATATTACGCTCGGAAAATATAGAACCGATCGTAATGACATCAGAAAATAGCCCTATAGTTGCAAAGCGTATGGAAAAGCTTAAAATTAAGCATTGTTTTTTAGGTGTAAAGGACAAATATCAGAGACTTAACGATTTTTGTAAGATGCATAATATTTCTCGTTCCAATATTGCATATATCGGGGATGATATAAATGATTTATCTAATATTCTTTCGGTTGGCTGGGGATTTTGTCCTAGTGATGCGGTGGATGAGGTTAAAGACAATGCTGATATTGTTTTGAATAATTATGGAGGAGATAAAGCAATACGAGAATGTGTTAATATTATTATAAAATATAATTCAAGATTTTAA